A genome region from Micromonospora peucetia includes the following:
- a CDS encoding MFS transporter, protein MNGSLSPRRRWAALSVLVLAILLLAIDGTVLYLAVPSLTEALAPTATQVLWIGDIYSLALAGLLVTMGNLADRVGRKKILLYGAVAFGLASLLGALSTSAEMLIAARLLLGVAGATLMPSTLSIIRNIFTEPAERTRAIAIWSAAAGGGAALGPLVGGALLERFWWGSVFMINVPVMLVLVVAGVFLLPESKDPEPGRFDLISAALSLAAVVSLVYAVKHATNTGVDLPGVVALLAGLVAGVTFVRRQRRLAAPLIDVDLFRTPAFSGAVFANFVAVFALTGLLFFFSQYLQLARGFSPLRAGLAELPATLAAIGVVALVGVALARLGRGRTIACGLLLTAVGLVFVAVAEGAEQYVWLALALVPVGLGVGLAQTTTTDAVVSAVPPRKAGAASAISETAYELGVALGIAVLGSLVTLLYRNSVDVPTDLSGADRAAVQDSLASALTVLTPGSDAAHAAQDAFTHAMQAASLVAAGITAFAAVIAWRAIRSDHE, encoded by the coding sequence GTGAACGGCAGCTTGTCGCCTCGGCGCCGCTGGGCGGCGTTGTCCGTCCTCGTGCTCGCGATCCTGCTGCTGGCCATCGACGGCACCGTCCTCTACCTGGCGGTCCCGTCCCTGACCGAGGCGCTCGCCCCCACAGCGACACAGGTGCTGTGGATCGGCGACATCTACTCACTCGCCCTGGCCGGGCTGCTGGTCACGATGGGCAATCTCGCCGACCGGGTCGGACGCAAGAAGATCCTGCTGTACGGCGCGGTGGCGTTCGGCCTGGCGTCGCTGCTCGGGGCGCTGTCGACGAGCGCCGAGATGCTGATCGCCGCCCGCCTGCTGCTCGGTGTCGCCGGCGCCACGCTCATGCCCTCGACCTTGTCAATCATCCGGAACATCTTCACCGAACCCGCCGAGCGCACCCGGGCCATCGCCATCTGGTCCGCCGCCGCCGGCGGTGGTGCCGCCCTTGGTCCGCTGGTCGGCGGTGCGCTGCTCGAGCGCTTCTGGTGGGGCTCGGTCTTCATGATCAACGTGCCCGTCATGCTGGTGCTCGTCGTGGCCGGCGTGTTCCTCCTGCCCGAGTCGAAGGACCCGGAACCGGGGCGCTTCGACCTGATCTCCGCGGCACTGTCCCTGGCCGCCGTCGTCTCGCTCGTCTACGCCGTCAAGCACGCCACCAACACCGGGGTCGACCTGCCCGGTGTCGTGGCCCTGCTCGCGGGTCTGGTCGCAGGAGTGACCTTCGTCCGCCGCCAGCGGCGCCTCGCCGCCCCGCTCATCGACGTCGACCTGTTCCGTACGCCGGCATTCTCCGGCGCGGTCTTCGCCAACTTCGTCGCAGTGTTCGCTCTCACCGGACTGCTGTTCTTCTTCTCGCAGTACCTGCAGCTCGCACGCGGCTTCAGTCCGCTGCGCGCCGGGCTCGCGGAGCTGCCCGCGACCCTCGCGGCGATCGGCGTGGTGGCCTTGGTCGGGGTGGCCCTGGCTCGGCTGGGCCGCGGCCGGACGATCGCCTGCGGCCTGCTGTTGACCGCGGTCGGCCTGGTCTTCGTCGCCGTGGCCGAGGGCGCCGAGCAGTACGTGTGGCTGGCGCTCGCGCTGGTTCCCGTCGGCCTCGGCGTCGGCCTGGCGCAGACCACGACGACCGACGCCGTCGTCTCCGCCGTACCTCCGCGCAAGGCGGGCGCGGCCTCGGCGATCTCCGAGACCGCCTACGAACTCGGCGTCGCGCTGGGCATCGCGGTCCTCGGGTCGCTCGTCACACTCCTGTACCGCAACTCGGTCGACGTTCCCACCGACCTGTCGGGTGCCGACCGGGCCGCCGTCCAGGACTCCCTCGCCTCGGCGCTGACGGTCCTGACGCCCGGCTCCGACGCCGCGCACGCCGCACAGGATGCCTTCACACACGCCATGCAGGCCGCTTCGCTCGTTGCCGCCGGCATCACCGCCTTCGCAGCCGTCATCGCATGGCGTGCGATCCGCTCCGACCACGAATGA
- a CDS encoding peptidoglycan-binding domain-containing protein, whose amino-acid sequence MTDLDTVPWLRGTDPGTGPAVRRAPAHTGGRKRTGWELSRRTLLRAGTAVGMAALSVFPAARRAYADGYTIYAGCPTYASDHNCSPGCGPSTIFADSCNTSGTYTGFHKNDGVTWILRPNQCYGGTYDGWLWAYNGACGACACSVERRCHDGYRKTSSGWVKSICRWNTKCGCLGKALWPTTQRSNTGVNVYTVQHLLTARGHATEIDGIFGADTETKVKSFQAAAGLAATGVVNANTWPALVITVRSGVTGDAVHAAQRQLNRRGYGLVVDGVFGPASDSATRDFQRQNGLTADGVIGVNSWRTLTGAAV is encoded by the coding sequence ATGACGGATCTTGACACCGTGCCCTGGCTGCGCGGCACCGACCCGGGGACCGGGCCCGCCGTCCGGCGGGCGCCGGCACACACCGGCGGCCGTAAGCGCACGGGCTGGGAGTTGTCGCGACGCACCCTGCTCCGGGCGGGCACCGCGGTGGGGATGGCCGCGCTCAGCGTGTTTCCGGCAGCCCGCCGCGCATACGCCGACGGCTACACGATCTATGCCGGGTGCCCGACGTACGCCAGCGACCACAACTGCTCACCGGGGTGTGGCCCGAGCACGATCTTCGCCGACTCCTGCAACACCAGCGGGACATACACCGGATTCCACAAGAACGACGGCGTCACCTGGATCCTGCGGCCGAACCAGTGCTACGGCGGGACGTACGACGGCTGGTTGTGGGCCTACAACGGGGCGTGCGGCGCCTGCGCCTGCTCGGTCGAACGCCGATGCCACGACGGATACCGGAAGACAAGCTCGGGCTGGGTGAAGTCGATCTGCCGGTGGAACACCAAGTGCGGATGCCTGGGCAAGGCCCTCTGGCCCACCACCCAGCGGAGCAACACGGGAGTGAACGTCTACACCGTGCAGCACCTGCTGACCGCCCGGGGCCACGCGACCGAGATCGACGGGATCTTCGGTGCCGACACCGAGACGAAGGTGAAGAGCTTCCAGGCGGCGGCCGGCCTCGCGGCCACCGGTGTCGTCAACGCGAACACCTGGCCGGCGCTCGTGATCACGGTCCGCTCCGGGGTCACCGGCGACGCCGTCCACGCCGCGCAGCGCCAACTGAACAGGCGCGGCTACGGGCTGGTCGTCGACGGCGTGTTCGGCCCGGCGAGCGACAGCGCGACGCGCGACTTCCAGCGGCAGAACGGGCTGACGGCCGACGGGGTGATCGGGGTCAACTCCTGGCGGACGCTGACCGGCGCCGCCGTATGA
- a CDS encoding MauE/DoxX family redox-associated membrane protein yields MSALLAGVATYTVLLTLLVSTAEHLSRPAALAEALAAHRVLPAPAAVAALAIASEGLLAGAGIVALLQGSGEGLLIAVMAGGAALFGLYAGYGLHLRSTGRTGPCGCSRVELPMTGWVVARASILAGLALVALFLSGSIIPASRIDASLAVVLLAAATFTALLWHLPAAMYEPATAPAERSAKGRSIGITERGLPG; encoded by the coding sequence ATGTCCGCACTGCTGGCCGGCGTGGCCACGTACACCGTCTTGTTGACTTTGCTCGTCAGCACCGCCGAGCACCTGTCACGACCGGCGGCGCTCGCCGAGGCGCTGGCCGCGCACCGGGTGCTGCCGGCTCCGGCCGCGGTCGCCGCTCTCGCCATCGCGAGCGAAGGTCTGCTCGCCGGCGCCGGGATCGTGGCGCTGCTCCAGGGCAGCGGCGAAGGCCTGCTCATCGCCGTCATGGCCGGCGGCGCCGCGTTGTTCGGCCTGTACGCCGGCTACGGCCTGCACCTGAGGTCGACCGGGCGCACCGGGCCGTGCGGGTGCTCCCGGGTGGAACTGCCGATGACCGGTTGGGTGGTGGCACGGGCGTCGATCCTCGCCGGGCTGGCACTGGTCGCGCTGTTCCTGTCCGGCTCGATCATTCCGGCGAGTCGGATCGACGCCTCGCTCGCCGTCGTGCTGCTGGCCGCCGCCACGTTCACCGCGCTGCTGTGGCATCTGCCCGCCGCGATGTACGAGCCGGCCACGGCACCGGCCGAGCGGTCCGCGAAGGGCCGGTCCATCGGCATCACAGAGAGAGGCCTGCCCGGATGA
- a CDS encoding IS3 family transposase produces MTDNSVCNRERSPAWRSATVLRPRGSDRSGPSGFGHSPERKRTANAIFEYLEIFHNRQRRHSSLGMLSPIEYERARPMSLSVA; encoded by the coding sequence GTGACCGACAACTCGGTATGCAACAGGGAGCGATCACCGGCGTGGCGAAGCGCGACAGTTCTACGACCGAGGGGCTCCGACCGATCCGGGCCGTCTGGCTTCGGGCACAGCCCGGAGCGGAAACGGACGGCCAACGCGATCTTCGAGTACCTCGAGATCTTCCACAACCGGCAACGCCGTCACAGCTCACTGGGCATGCTCAGCCCGATCGAGTATGAGAGAGCCCGACCGATGTCCCTGTCCGTGGCATGA
- a CDS encoding NB-ARC domain-containing protein codes for MWWSQRRYELGLAELVPAEQRPERWMVDRPAEVREIVQAVLHGRGAETVGITTAVHGAGGFGKTTVARLVRADRRLLRHFDGRVFWVTLGRDVRRGALVEKVNDLVRRIDPGRAQPFTDVRQGAEHLAAVLADGPRRLIVLDDVWFDDQLAAFPVAGKCARLVTTRMPSLVAGQVVPVRVDQMSLEQALRVLTADLPRLPSTVVDALLVETGRWPLLLRLTNRNLVAQAQSHADIAVVAGDLLQRLRREGPLRTVGQLPEVGDVEQLDINDPDQRSKAVAATIEASAGLLTDRDRSRLTELAVFAEDEIIPVPLVAVLWHATGGLDKTQTRMACARLADLALVTLTPTDNGGAVGLHDVVRDYLLEHLGVRVRQVHRVFLDAVAADLPPALDACGNGSAEAAAWWELPERARYMREHLVEHLRGAGRDAHAEALVTDLRWVQSRLQETGPAGPFTDLGQISTPRAARLRRLVGQTAHLLARTDPAHSLLDILYSRVAHDPDWGPQAQTLARTRTMPALVSTSPLPDVPHAASRRVLTGHTRPVNAVAITPDGTWLATSDDDGVVRVWDAVTGAERTTLIGHTGPVTAVAIAPDGTWLATGGDGGVVRVWDVVTGAERATFTGPTWSVKAVTIAADGTWLATGHSDGSVQVWSVVTGAERAAFDKRTWSVVAIAPDGTWWADGHSDGAVRVWDAVTGAERTTFTGCGWPVKAVVIAPDGTWLAAGGDDGVVRVWNVATGAERATLPGYPRAVHAVAIAPDGTWLAAGHSDGAVRVWDAVTGAERTTFTGHRWPVNAVAIAPDGTWLATGDAGGAVRVWDAVTGEEPATLTGHTKPVYAVAIAPDGTWLATGGEDRAVRAWDTATSAGRATLTGHTWPVRAVAIAPDGTWLAAGGDDVTVLMWDVVTGAKPTELSGHIKPVYAVAIAPDGTWLATGDAGGAVRVWDAVTGAERATFTGHTWGVYAVAIAPDGTWLATAGNDGAVWMWNVVGGEFLGQADGEGVVTGTARAVFTGHRWPVNTVAIAPDGTWLATGDERGVVWVWDAVTGAARATLTGHTGSVTAVAITSDGNWLATVGDDQTVRIWRASNGELVAMMRTDEHLSCCAWNPHSQQLILGGRAGLYRFEFKPPTSQLSPVWLEASTPRPYESPPAWKPAPTTLGAPTG; via the coding sequence GTGTGGTGGTCACAGCGGCGGTACGAGCTTGGTCTGGCGGAGTTGGTGCCGGCGGAGCAGCGTCCGGAGCGTTGGATGGTGGACCGGCCCGCGGAGGTCCGGGAGATCGTGCAGGCAGTGCTGCATGGGCGTGGCGCCGAGACGGTGGGCATCACCACGGCGGTGCATGGTGCTGGTGGGTTCGGCAAGACGACGGTGGCGCGGCTGGTGCGGGCGGACCGACGGTTGCTGCGCCACTTCGACGGCCGGGTGTTCTGGGTGACCCTGGGGCGAGACGTGCGCCGGGGTGCGCTGGTGGAGAAGGTCAATGATCTGGTTCGGCGCATCGACCCCGGGCGGGCGCAGCCGTTCACGGATGTGCGCCAGGGCGCGGAGCATCTCGCGGCGGTGCTTGCGGATGGGCCGAGGCGGTTGATCGTGCTCGATGACGTGTGGTTCGACGACCAACTCGCGGCGTTCCCGGTGGCGGGCAAGTGCGCTCGGCTGGTGACCACGCGGATGCCGTCGCTGGTGGCCGGCCAGGTAGTGCCGGTGCGGGTGGACCAGATGTCGCTGGAGCAGGCTCTGCGGGTGCTGACCGCCGACCTGCCCCGACTGCCGTCGACGGTGGTTGATGCGTTGCTGGTGGAGACGGGGCGGTGGCCGCTGCTGTTGCGGTTGACCAACCGAAACCTGGTGGCGCAGGCGCAGTCACATGCCGACATCGCCGTCGTGGCGGGTGATCTGTTGCAGAGGCTGCGACGGGAGGGCCCGCTGCGGACAGTTGGGCAACTGCCCGAGGTCGGTGACGTGGAGCAGCTTGACATCAACGACCCGGATCAGCGGAGCAAGGCGGTGGCGGCCACAATCGAAGCCAGCGCCGGCCTGCTCACTGATCGTGACCGTAGCCGGCTGACCGAGTTGGCAGTCTTCGCCGAGGACGAAATCATCCCAGTGCCTCTGGTGGCGGTGTTGTGGCATGCGACCGGTGGGCTTGACAAGACGCAGACCCGCATGGCGTGCGCGAGACTGGCTGACTTGGCGTTGGTGACGCTGACCCCGACTGACAACGGCGGCGCCGTCGGCCTCCACGATGTCGTCCGGGACTATCTGCTCGAACACCTCGGCGTCCGGGTACGGCAGGTTCATCGGGTGTTCCTGGACGCGGTTGCTGCCGATCTGCCCCCTGCTCTAGATGCCTGCGGTAACGGGTCTGCGGAGGCGGCGGCCTGGTGGGAGTTGCCGGAGCGGGCACGGTATATGCGTGAGCACCTGGTCGAGCACCTGCGTGGCGCTGGCCGTGACGCCCACGCCGAGGCCCTCGTCACCGACCTGCGCTGGGTGCAGTCCCGGTTGCAGGAAACCGGACCCGCCGGCCCTTTCACCGACCTGGGGCAGATTTCCACACCACGAGCAGCGCGGCTGCGTCGGCTGGTCGGACAGACCGCGCATCTGCTGGCACGCACGGACCCGGCACACTCGCTACTGGACATCCTGTACTCCCGTGTCGCGCACGACCCGGACTGGGGCCCTCAAGCACAGACTCTCGCTCGAACGCGCACCATGCCGGCATTGGTCAGCACCTCGCCGCTACCCGACGTCCCCCACGCCGCATCACGCCGCGTCCTCACCGGACACACCAGGCCGGTGAATGCGGTGGCGATCACGCCGGACGGCACCTGGCTGGCCACCAGCGACGACGACGGGGTGGTGCGGGTGTGGGATGCCGTGACCGGCGCTGAGCGGACCACGCTCATCGGACACACCGGGCCGGTGACCGCAGTGGCGATCGCGCCGGACGGGACCTGGCTGGCCACCGGCGGCGACGGTGGGGTGGTGCGGGTGTGGGATGTCGTGACCGGTGCTGAGCGGGCCACGTTCACCGGCCCTACCTGGTCAGTGAAGGCGGTGACGATCGCGGCGGACGGCACCTGGCTGGCCACCGGCCACAGCGATGGGTCGGTGCAGGTGTGGAGTGTCGTGACCGGCGCCGAGCGGGCCGCGTTTGACAAACGCACCTGGTCGGTGGTGGCGATCGCACCGGACGGAACCTGGTGGGCCGACGGCCACAGCGACGGGGCCGTGCGGGTATGGGATGCCGTGACCGGCGCTGAGCGGACCACATTCACCGGATGCGGTTGGCCCGTGAAGGCGGTGGTGATCGCGCCGGACGGAACCTGGCTGGCCGCCGGCGGTGACGATGGGGTGGTGCGGGTATGGAATGTCGCGACCGGTGCTGAGCGGGCCACGCTTCCTGGATACCCCAGGGCGGTGCACGCGGTGGCGATCGCGCCGGACGGGACCTGGCTGGCCGCCGGCCACAGCGACGGGGCTGTACGGGTGTGGGATGCCGTGACCGGCGCTGAGCGGACCACATTCACCGGACACCGCTGGCCGGTGAACGCGGTGGCGATCGCGCCGGACGGCACCTGGCTGGCCACCGGCGACGCGGGCGGTGCGGTCCGGGTATGGGACGCCGTGACCGGTGAAGAACCGGCGACGCTCACCGGACACACCAAGCCGGTGTACGCGGTGGCGATCGCGCCGGACGGGACCTGGCTGGCCACCGGCGGCGAGGATCGGGCGGTGCGGGCGTGGGATACCGCGACGTCCGCTGGGCGGGCCACGCTCACCGGACACACCTGGCCGGTGAGGGCGGTGGCGATCGCGCCGGACGGCACCTGGCTGGCCGCCGGCGGCGACGATGTAACGGTGCTGATGTGGGATGTCGTAACCGGCGCTAAGCCAACCGAACTCTCCGGACACATCAAGCCGGTGTACGCGGTGGCGATCGCGCCGGACGGCACCTGGCTGGCCACCGGCGACGCGGGCGGTGCGGTCCGGGTATGGGATGCCGTGACCGGCGCTGAGCGGGCCACATTCACCGGACACACCTGGGGGGTGTATGCGGTGGCGATCGCGCCGGACGGCACCTGGTTGGCCACCGCCGGCAACGACGGCGCGGTGTGGATGTGGAATGTCGTGGGGGGCGAGTTCCTCGGTCAGGCCGACGGTGAGGGTGTCGTCACCGGCACTGCGCGGGCCGTGTTCACCGGACACCGATGGCCGGTGAACACGGTAGCGATCGCGCCGGACGGCACCTGGCTGGCCACCGGCGACGAACGTGGGGTGGTGTGGGTGTGGGATGCCGTGACCGGCGCCGCGCGGGCCACGCTCACCGGACACACCGGATCGGTGACCGCAGTGGCGATCACGTCGGACGGAAACTGGCTAGCCACCGTCGGTGACGACCAGACGGTGCGAATCTGGCGCGCCAGCAACGGCGAACTGGTCGCGATGATGCGTACCGACGAGCATCTCTCATGCTGTGCCTGGAACCCGCACAGCCAGCAACTCATCCTGGGAGGACGCGCCGGTCTGTACCGCTTCGAGTTCAAACCACCGACCAGCCAGTTGAGCCCGGTCTGGCTGGAGGCGTCAACGCCCAGGCCCTACGAATCCCCACCCGCCTGGAAACCCGCCCCAACGACACTGGGTGCGCCCACCGGCTGA
- a CDS encoding LacI family DNA-binding transcriptional regulator, producing MPSTPRRVTQRDIARLAGVSQATVSLVLNNRADADVRIAPETRDRVLRTIAETGYAADPVARRLAARFNRIIGVFTYEPAFPSGSRDFFHPFLLGIEEYAERAGCDLLLFTSAPVVDGRRRIFHQDNRLRLADGCILLGQEVDATELHRLNRDGFPYVAVGRRDDAGGPVPYVGADYAAAVGELVALALARGHRRLAYLNTDMTAESSADRRRGFVEAATAAESARHLTTVARDAEAILDDLLADRTTVAFVEDFATAVALELATRRRGLTVPGDLSILTLGDPTVPVPTDLAFTGFRIPREEMGRQSVEVLASVIDGSAVGVQQRLLPCELVEGETLGTPDRRSTAAER from the coding sequence GTGCCCTCTACACCCCGACGCGTCACGCAGCGTGACATCGCGCGGCTGGCTGGCGTCAGTCAGGCGACCGTGTCGCTGGTGCTCAACAACCGGGCCGACGCCGACGTCCGCATCGCGCCCGAGACCCGCGACCGCGTGCTGCGGACCATCGCCGAGACCGGGTACGCCGCCGATCCCGTGGCCCGCCGGCTCGCCGCACGGTTCAACCGGATCATCGGCGTCTTCACCTACGAGCCCGCCTTTCCCAGCGGCAGCCGGGACTTCTTCCACCCCTTCCTGCTGGGCATCGAGGAGTACGCGGAGCGGGCCGGCTGCGACCTGCTGCTGTTCACCAGCGCCCCGGTGGTCGACGGCCGGCGACGCATCTTCCACCAGGACAACCGGCTCCGCCTGGCCGACGGGTGCATCCTGCTCGGGCAGGAGGTCGACGCCACGGAGCTGCACCGGCTCAACCGCGACGGTTTCCCGTACGTCGCCGTCGGGCGCCGCGACGACGCCGGCGGGCCGGTGCCGTACGTCGGTGCCGACTACGCGGCGGCGGTGGGCGAGTTGGTCGCCCTGGCCCTCGCCCGCGGCCACCGGCGCCTGGCCTACCTGAACACGGACATGACCGCGGAGTCCTCGGCGGACCGGCGGCGCGGGTTCGTCGAGGCCGCGACGGCCGCGGAGAGCGCCCGCCACCTGACGACCGTCGCCCGGGACGCCGAGGCGATCCTCGACGACCTGCTGGCCGACCGGACCACCGTCGCCTTCGTCGAGGACTTCGCCACCGCCGTGGCGCTGGAGCTGGCCACCCGGCGGCGCGGCCTGACCGTGCCCGGCGACCTGTCGATCCTGACGCTCGGCGACCCGACGGTCCCGGTTCCCACCGACCTCGCGTTCACCGGATTCCGCATCCCCCGCGAGGAGATGGGCCGGCAGTCGGTCGAGGTGCTGGCCAGCGTCATCGACGGCAGCGCCGTCGGCGTCCAGCAGCGGCTCCTCCCCTGCGAACTCGTCGAGGGCGAAACCCTCGGCACCCCTGATCGGCGGTCCACCGCAGCTGAGCGGTGA
- a CDS encoding FAD-dependent oxidoreductase, with amino-acid sequence MRADVLVVGGGLGGVAAALAAARAGRSVILTEEFDWLGGQLTSQAVPPDEHSWIEQFGATASYRALRTGIRDYYRRHYPLTERSRAWTDLNPGAGWVSRVCHEPRVAVAVIEQMLAPFLGSGRLTVLQPYRPVAADTDGDRVVGVTVAHRDRDERIDLVAPYVLDATETGELLPLTGTEYVTGFESQADTGEPSAPAEAQPMNMQAVSVCFALDHVDGDHTIERPANYDFWRDYKPDFWGDRLLSWRSPHPRTLEVVERSFTPNPDDDPLAVNADQRLNPGDGNLWTFRRIAARRNFTDGAYDSDITLVNWPMIDYFEGPVIDVPNASWHLSKARELSYSVLYWMQTEAPRTDGGTGFPGLRLRGDVTGSRDGLAQAPYIRESRRIRAEYTVVEQDLSLAVRGEHGAVAYPDSIGVGMYRIDLHPSTGGDNYIDVGSCPFEIPLGALIPQRVENLLPAGKNIGTTHITNGSYRLHPVEWNVGEVAGLLADFCLARGESPRAVRGTPRLLADFQDRLSAAGVELRWPQVAGY; translated from the coding sequence ATGCGTGCGGACGTCCTCGTCGTCGGAGGCGGGCTGGGCGGGGTGGCGGCGGCACTCGCCGCGGCCCGGGCCGGCCGGTCGGTCATCCTGACCGAGGAGTTCGACTGGCTCGGCGGACAGCTCACCAGCCAGGCCGTTCCGCCGGACGAGCACTCCTGGATCGAACAGTTCGGTGCCACCGCGAGCTACCGGGCCCTGCGCACCGGGATCCGCGACTACTACCGCCGGCACTACCCGCTCACCGAGCGGTCCCGGGCCTGGACGGACCTCAACCCGGGAGCCGGCTGGGTGAGCCGGGTCTGCCACGAGCCCCGGGTCGCCGTCGCCGTCATCGAGCAGATGCTGGCGCCGTTCCTCGGCTCCGGCCGGCTGACCGTGCTCCAGCCGTACCGGCCGGTCGCTGCGGACACCGACGGGGACCGGGTGGTCGGGGTGACCGTCGCGCACCGCGATCGGGACGAGCGGATCGACCTCGTCGCACCGTACGTCCTGGACGCGACGGAGACCGGCGAGCTGCTGCCGCTGACCGGCACCGAGTACGTCACCGGCTTCGAGTCGCAGGCCGACACCGGCGAGCCCAGCGCGCCGGCCGAGGCGCAGCCGATGAACATGCAGGCCGTCTCCGTCTGCTTCGCCCTCGACCACGTCGACGGCGACCACACCATCGAGCGCCCGGCGAACTACGACTTCTGGCGCGACTACAAGCCCGACTTCTGGGGTGACCGGCTGCTGTCCTGGCGGTCGCCGCACCCGCGCACCCTGGAGGTCGTCGAGCGCAGCTTCACCCCCAACCCGGACGACGACCCGCTGGCCGTCAACGCCGACCAGCGGCTCAACCCCGGCGACGGCAACCTCTGGACGTTCCGGCGCATCGCCGCCCGGCGCAACTTCACCGACGGCGCGTACGACAGCGACATCACGCTGGTGAACTGGCCGATGATCGACTACTTCGAGGGCCCGGTCATCGACGTGCCGAACGCGTCGTGGCACCTGAGCAAGGCCCGCGAGCTGTCGTACTCGGTGCTCTACTGGATGCAGACCGAGGCGCCCCGGACGGACGGCGGGACCGGCTTCCCCGGCCTGCGCCTGCGCGGCGACGTGACCGGCAGCCGCGACGGCCTGGCGCAGGCGCCCTACATCCGGGAGTCGCGCCGCATCCGGGCCGAATACACGGTGGTCGAGCAGGACCTGTCGCTGGCCGTGCGCGGCGAGCACGGCGCGGTCGCCTACCCGGACTCGATCGGCGTCGGGATGTACCGCATCGACCTGCACCCCTCCACCGGCGGTGACAACTACATCGACGTCGGCTCGTGCCCGTTCGAGATCCCCCTGGGCGCGCTGATCCCGCAGCGGGTCGAGAACCTGCTCCCGGCCGGCAAGAACATCGGCACCACCCACATCACCAACGGCAGCTACCGGCTGCACCCGGTCGAGTGGAACGTCGGCGAGGTCGCCGGTCTGCTCGCCGACTTCTGTCTGGCGCGGGGCGAGTCCCCGCGCGCGGTCCGCGGCACCCCCCGCCTGCTGGCCGACTTCCAGGACCGCCTCTCGGCGGCCGGCGTGGAACTGCGCTGGCCCCAGGTCGCGGGTTACTGA
- a CDS encoding ABC transporter substrate-binding protein yields the protein MKLGKAVHGVAATLAGVLALTACGGGDEAGDKGPASLRMTVWSANEAHLKLFNEIADEYRKTHPDVAAITFDPLPFENYTTTLTTQIAGGNAPDLAWVFENSAPDFVASGALLPLDETLKKTEGYQYDDISPATLKLWQNEGKLYAYPFSTSPFGVFVNTDLLKKAGQKTPAELIAAGQWNWDTALTVAGATAGATGKAGLVIRDFDYKGWDNLSTFWTGWGAQAWSEDGKSCGFAAPEMVEAMTTLHKAIFTGKALPGPGTTADFFAGDAAMTVTQISRASLLKPDGFGWDLVPLPAGPKGNYSVVGQAGVGVMKKSKNADAAAGFLAFLTNPTNSAKLAQFFPPPRQSQLTAETLGKTNPTLKPEQLQKVVIDGITNGVVKPSHAGQAELSQQVRAGLDPLWKADADVKAVLDGVCTKIQPLLAK from the coding sequence ATGAAATTGGGAAAGGCTGTGCACGGTGTCGCGGCGACACTGGCCGGCGTCCTCGCGCTGACCGCCTGCGGTGGCGGTGACGAGGCCGGGGACAAGGGTCCGGCCAGTCTGCGGATGACCGTCTGGTCGGCCAACGAGGCGCACCTCAAGCTGTTCAACGAGATCGCCGACGAATACCGCAAGACCCACCCGGACGTCGCGGCGATCACGTTCGACCCGCTGCCATTCGAGAACTACACCACGACGCTGACCACCCAGATCGCCGGCGGAAACGCGCCTGACCTGGCCTGGGTGTTCGAGAACTCGGCCCCCGACTTCGTCGCCTCGGGCGCGCTACTGCCGCTCGACGAGACGCTGAAGAAGACCGAGGGCTACCAGTACGACGACATCTCCCCGGCCACGCTCAAGCTCTGGCAGAACGAGGGCAAGCTGTACGCGTACCCGTTCTCCACCTCGCCGTTCGGGGTCTTCGTCAACACCGACCTGCTCAAGAAGGCCGGGCAGAAGACCCCGGCCGAGCTGATCGCGGCCGGACAGTGGAACTGGGACACCGCGCTGACCGTCGCTGGCGCCACCGCGGGCGCGACCGGCAAGGCCGGCCTCGTGATCCGCGACTTCGACTACAAGGGCTGGGACAACCTGTCCACCTTCTGGACGGGTTGGGGCGCCCAGGCATGGAGCGAGGACGGGAAGTCCTGCGGCTTCGCCGCCCCTGAGATGGTCGAGGCGATGACCACCCTGCACAAGGCGATCTTCACCGGGAAGGCGCTGCCCGGCCCGGGCACGACCGCCGACTTCTTCGCCGGTGACGCGGCCATGACGGTCACCCAGATCTCCCGCGCCTCGCTGCTGAAGCCCGACGGCTTCGGCTGGGACCTGGTTCCGCTGCCGGCCGGGCCGAAGGGCAACTACTCCGTGGTCGGCCAGGCCGGCGTCGGCGTGATGAAGAAGAGCAAGAACGCCGACGCGGCGGCGGGCTTCCTCGCCTTCCTGACCAACCCCACCAACTCGGCCAAGCTGGCCCAGTTCTTCCCGCCGCCGCGCCAGTCGCAGCTCACCGCGGAGACGCTGGGCAAGACCAACCCGACGCTGAAGCCCGAGCAGTTGCAGAAGGTCGTCATCGACGGCATCACCAACGGCGTGGTCAAGCCCAGCCACGCCGGGCAGGCTGAGCTCAGCCAGCAGGTGCGCGCCGGGCTCGACCCGCTCTGGAAGGCGGACGCGGACGTCAAGGCCGTCCTCGACGGCGTCTGCACCAAGATCCAGCCGCTGCTGGCGAAGTAG